DNA sequence from the Nitrospinota bacterium genome:
AGGGGTCAGTCTCAATCACTCCCATTTCACTTGCCTTATGAAGTGGAATGGGTACCGCAGAAATAGTAAGATCAGCACCCTTCTCGATATGATAATCCAGCATCTGCCTCACATCCATTTTATAAACGTGATCTCCTCCAAAGATAAAGATATAATCAGGATTCTCATTCTCTATAATATTTATATTTTGATAGATGGCATCAGCAGTCCCAAGATACCACGAGTGTCCCCTACGCATCTGGGGAGGGACGATGTCTATATAATGTTCTAATTGACTGCTCATTCTCCATCCCAAGGAGATATGGCGGTTGAGTGATTCTGACATAAATTGGATTAATACTTTTATTCTATATAATCCAGAATTTGTAAAATTGCTTAAGACAAAATCAATCACTCTGAATCTGCCGCCAAAGGGCACAGCAGGTTTAGCCCTGTCTCTACTTAGTGGGAAGAGTCTTGCCCCTTTACCCCCAGCCATAATCATTGTTAATTTCCTTGTCACAGCTATCTCCTTATATGGGTATTTGAAAATCTCTATCTATGATACATAAGATAGTTGTTATATTTAAATAATCTACTGTTTTTTTATTAAATGTCAAGACACTCCTTTGAGGATGTTTTTGTATAGTAAATCCCTATCATATCTTAACCTACCACATCCTTTTTCAATAACAGAAAAAAAGCGAGCTTCTTATAAAGCTCAGTTGTTTTCATTTGAAAAATCTCGTGCTCAGAAATGAAAAGCGCTTTTAGCAGATGAAAGCAATTATATTGACCAAGGTGTATAATTATGATAAATTATCTATATTTAAAGGGTTTACATTATGGCACAGAAAAAAATCAGCAAAAAAAATCTCGAAAAAAAACCGGGAGAACTCCTGCGGTATGACATAACCCTCCTGACTGAGGACGACCTTTATCTCTTTAATGAGGGAAAACATTATCGTCTTTACAACAAGTTGGGCGCTCATCCCTTAAATATAGATGGTGTTAATGGGACGTATTTTTCAGTTTGGGCTCCGGATGCCGAGAAAGTTTCAGTTATTGGAGACTTTAATGGCTGGAACACGGCCAGCCATTTACTTATGCCGAAAGGAAGCTCTGGAATATGGGAGGGTTTTATCCCCGGCATAAGCAAGGGTGCCTCTTACAAATATCATATTTTCTCAAGATATAATAACTACCGCGTAGATAAGGCTGACCCTTTTGCATTTTACAACGAAATTCCGCCCAAAACTGCCTCGATCGTTTGTGACCTTAATTACACGTGGGAAGATAGGGAATGGATGGCGAGCCGTCACAATCATAACTCACTTAATTCTCCCATCTCCATTTATGAAGTCCACTTGGGGTCCTGGATGCGAATGCCCGAAGAAGAGAACCGTCCGCTAAACTACCGCGAAATGGCCCAGAAGCTGGCTGAATATGTAAAGCGTATGGGCTATACCCATGTGGAATTCTTACCGGTTATGGAGCACCCTTTCTATGGTTCCTGGGGATACCAGGGTAAGGGATATTTTGCTCCCACAAGCCGCTATGGAAAACCTCAGGACTTCATGTATCTTATTGACCACCTCCATCAAAACGGTATTGGTGTGATCCTCGATTGGGTTCCTTCTCACTTTCCTACTGATGAACATGGGCTTGGTTACTTCGATGGAACACATCTTTATGAACACGCTGATACTCGAAAAGGTCTTCATCCGGACTGGAACAGTCTCATATTTAATTACGGGCGAGATGAGGTGCAAAGCTTTCTCATAAGTAGTGCTCTTTTCTGGTTGGACTTTTATCATGCGGACGGACTTCGTGTCGATGCTGTTGCCTCCATGCTTTATCTTGATTACTCCCGTAAGAAAGGAGAATGGATACCCAATAAATACGGGGGCAGGGAAAATCTCGAAGCCATTTCCTTTTTGCGTCGCTTTAACGAGGAAGTCTACAAGAGCTATCCGGATGTTCAGACAATTGCTGAAGAGTCCACAGACTGGCCTATGGTTTCTCGGCCCACTTATGTGGGGGGTCTGGGTTTTGGTATGAAGTGGGATATGGGTTGGATGCACGATACACTGAAGTATATGTCTCTAGATTCTATCCACAGGAAATATCACCACAACCAGCTGACCTTTCGTCTCCTCTATGCCTTCCACGAAAACTTTATCCTCTCTCTTTCTCATGATGAAGTCGTGCACGGTAAGGGTTCGCTTCTGGCCAAGATGCCTGGGGACGACTGGCAGAAGTTCGCAAACCTAAGGCTTCTTTATGGATACATGTATGCCCAGCCTGGGAAAAAACTGCTCTTTATGGGGGGGGAGTTTGGCCAGTGGAATGAATGGTACCATGAAGAGAGCCTTGACTGGCATCTGCTCGATTATCCCTTCCATGCAGATCTCCAAAGATGGGTATCAGACCTAAACCGGCTTTACCATGATGAACCGGCTCTTTATGAGCTTGACTTTCATCCTGAAGGGTTTGAGTGGATCGACTGCAACGACACCGAGCAGAGTGTCATCAGTTTAATTCGAAAGGGGCGCTCGACCAAGAGCATTATCCTCGTTGTCAGCAACTTAACGCCTGTTTCCCGCTTTAACTACCGCGTCGGTACACCTTTTGAAGGATTCTGGAGAGAAATTCTTAACAGTGACGCCAAGGAATATGGAGGGAGTGGTCAAGGAAATCTAGGGGGTATCGAAACCGAACCGATTCCGTTTCACGGGAAGCCCCATTCCCTTTCCTTAAACCTCCCGCCTCTTAGCATCCTTTTTTTAAAAAAGGATAATGGATGAAAGACCTTATAAAACTCAAATAAAGCTATCTTAATTTTTCAGCTTTTTCTTATCGAAGATTAAGGAAAAGGTGAAAGGAGGGTATCATGAAAGAAGTAATTGGCAAAACTGCAGGAAGAATTTGGGAAGTACTGCGAGAAAAAGAAAAAGTAAACGTTACCCAGCTTCCCAAGACTCTTAAAGAAAAAACGCTCATTGTTTACCAGGCATTGGGCTGGCTTGCACGTGAGAATAAAATCGACTACCATAAAAAGGGTGACAAAATCTTCGTCTCCCTCTCCGGAAATGAGAAAAAATAGAATTGAACAAAAGCACATTTCAAAGAAAAGCTTTTTCTTGGCTCCTTATTGACCTATTGGAGGTATTAAAATAAACCGCTATATCTGTATTCACGGGCACTTTTATCAACCGCCAAGAGAAAATCCATGGCTGGAAGAGATTGAACAGCAGGATCCGGCATATCCCTACCACGACTGGAATGAAAGAATAACAGCAGGATGTTATGCCCCAAACACGGCCTCTCGCATTCTTGATCCTGATAAAAGGATTATAGATATTGTCAACAACTATGCAAAAATAAGCTTTAACTTCGGTCCCACGCTTCTTTCCTGGATGCAAAACTATATGCCTCAAGTCTATGAAGAGTTACTCGAAGCGGATCAGGAAAGCCAAAAGAATTTTTCAGGACATGGTTCAGCCCTTGCTCAGGTTTACAATCACATGATTATGCCCCTTGCCAACTCGAGAGACAAACGGACACAGGTTATATGGGGATTAAAAGATTTTGAGTATCGTTTTAAAAGAAGGCCTGAAGGTATGTGGCTTTCTGAAACTGCTGTTGACCTCGAAACACTCGATATCATGTCTGAACAGGGGATAAAATTCGCCATTCTTGCTCCACTACAGGCAAAACAGGTGCGAAAAATAAATGACAAAAAATGGATTGATGTAAGCAATGAGAAGATCGATCCTAAAATGCCGTACCTCTGCCAACTTCCATCCGGAGGGACGATAAATCTCTTTTTCTACGATGGTCCCATATCAAAGGATATTGCATTTGGAAAACTTTTAAATAACGGTGAATTATTTGCTAAGAGGTTGCAGAACGCCTTTTCTCAAGATCGAAATTCTTCCCAGCTTGTCCATATCGCCACTGACGGTGAGTCTTATGGCCATTATCATCGCTTTGGAGATATGGCTCTTGCTTACGCCCTGCACTACATTGAATCCAATAATCTGGCAAGGATCACCAATTATGGTGAATACCTTGAATTGCAGCCCCCCGAATACGAAGTAGAAATTTTTGAAAATTCATCATGGAGC
Encoded proteins:
- the glgB gene encoding 1,4-alpha-glucan branching protein GlgB; its protein translation is MAQKKISKKNLEKKPGELLRYDITLLTEDDLYLFNEGKHYRLYNKLGAHPLNIDGVNGTYFSVWAPDAEKVSVIGDFNGWNTASHLLMPKGSSGIWEGFIPGISKGASYKYHIFSRYNNYRVDKADPFAFYNEIPPKTASIVCDLNYTWEDREWMASRHNHNSLNSPISIYEVHLGSWMRMPEEENRPLNYREMAQKLAEYVKRMGYTHVEFLPVMEHPFYGSWGYQGKGYFAPTSRYGKPQDFMYLIDHLHQNGIGVILDWVPSHFPTDEHGLGYFDGTHLYEHADTRKGLHPDWNSLIFNYGRDEVQSFLISSALFWLDFYHADGLRVDAVASMLYLDYSRKKGEWIPNKYGGRENLEAISFLRRFNEEVYKSYPDVQTIAEESTDWPMVSRPTYVGGLGFGMKWDMGWMHDTLKYMSLDSIHRKYHHNQLTFRLLYAFHENFILSLSHDEVVHGKGSLLAKMPGDDWQKFANLRLLYGYMYAQPGKKLLFMGGEFGQWNEWYHEESLDWHLLDYPFHADLQRWVSDLNRLYHDEPALYELDFHPEGFEWIDCNDTEQSVISLIRKGRSTKSIILVVSNLTPVSRFNYRVGTPFEGFWREILNSDAKEYGGSGQGNLGGIETEPIPFHGKPHSLSLNLPPLSILFLKKDNG
- a CDS encoding winged helix-turn-helix domain-containing protein, with product MKEVIGKTAGRIWEVLREKEKVNVTQLPKTLKEKTLIVYQALGWLARENKIDYHKKGDKIFVSLSGNEKK
- a CDS encoding sugar phosphate nucleotidyltransferase, which codes for MTRKLTMIMAGGKGARLFPLSRDRAKPAVPFGGRFRVIDFVLSNFTNSGLYRIKVLIQFMSESLNRHISLGWRMSSQLEHYIDIVPPQMRRGHSWYLGTADAIYQNINIIENENPDYIFIFGGDHVYKMDVRQMLDYHIEKGADLTISAVPIPLHKASEMGVIETDP